Proteins co-encoded in one Apis mellifera strain DH4 linkage group LG15, Amel_HAv3.1, whole genome shotgun sequence genomic window:
- the LOC409179 gene encoding uncharacterized protein LOC409179 — translation MFGLNFRRNLELTFGKILPTKPFNMCGLRYISIREPLQPLKRCPKWVCVEDAIKIINSEHLVFIQGGAATPNELIRAMTEHGVCNNLRGVRLIHMGLEGDAPFSSPEFEKHFRSVSFYIGANLREAVNEGRADYIPIFLHEVPKLFYERRIFPDVALIHVSVPDARGFCSLGVSVDCTRAAISTAKVIIAQVNEHMPRSFGDTVIHSSHIDWAVKYDCPLPCVASTPPNEIEQEIGKIIAQRLVDDGATLQIGIGNIPDAVLCSLGNHKDLGVHTEILGDTMVDLAERGNVSNKMKIKHRGRMVSSLAIGTKRVYDFLHNNPFVEMRAINYVNDPRIISQQPKMTAINSCIEMDITGQICSDSLGCKLYSGFGGQLDFIQGAAMAQDGRGKAIIAFPSVTSKGESKIQPIIKLGGGIVVTRAHAHYIVTEHGIANLFGKTLRQRANALIQIAHPDHRECLEKAAFERLKSNPTKYL, via the exons atgttCGGTCTCaattttcgtcgaaatttgGAGTTAACATTTGGTAAAATTTTACCAACAAAACCTTTTAACATGTGCGGTTTAAGGTATATAAGTATCCGAGAACCTTTACAGCCTTTAAAACGATGTCCAAAATGGGTTTGTGTAGAagatgcaataaaaattattaattcag AGCATTTAGTTTTTATACAAGGAGGTGCAGCAACACCTAATGAATTAATACGAGCTATGACTGAGCATGGTGTTTGTAATAATCTACGTGGAGTACGATTAATTCATATGGGTCTTGAAGGAGATGCACCATTTTCAAGTCCTGAGTTTGAGA aaCATTTTAGATCTGTAAGCTTTTACATTGGTGCTAATCTTAGAGAAGCTGTTAATGAAGGAAGAGCAGattatattccaatatttcttcatGAAGTACCAAAACTTTTTTatgagagaagaatttttccagATGTTGCATTAATTCACGTCAGTGTGCCAGATGCTCGTGGTTTCTGTTCTTTAGGTGTAAGCGTAGATTGTACACGTGCTGCGATTAGTACAGCTAAAGTTATCATCG ctcAAGTAAATGAACACATGCCAAGATCATTTGGAGATACTGTTATTCATTCGAGTCATATTGATTGGGCTGTTAAATATGATTGTCCTTTACCATGTGTAGCTAGTACTCCACCAAATGAAATTGAACAAGAAATTGGCAAAATCATTGCACAAAGATTAGTAGATGATGGAGCAACTTTACAAATTGGAATTGGTAACATACCTGATGCTGTCCTCTGTTCTCTTGGTAATCATAAGGATTTGGGAGTTCATACAGAAATACTTGGTGATACAATGGTAGATTTAGCAGAACGAGggaatgtttcaaataaaatgaaaataaagcaCAGAGGACGTATGGTCAGTTCTTTAGCAATTGGTACTAAAAGAGTATacgattttttacataataatccaTTTGTAG AAATGCGTgcaattaattatgttaatgaTCCTCGAATAATATCGCAACAACCGAAAATGACAGCTATTAATTCTTGTATAGAAATGGATATTACTGGTCAAATATGTTCAGACAGTTTAGGCTGTAAATTGTATTCTGGATTTGGTGGTCAGCTTGATTTTATCCAAGGTGCAGCAATGGCTCAAGATGGTCGAGGAAAAGCTATAATCGCATTCCCTTCAGTAACGAGTAAAGGAGAAAGTAAAATTCAGCCTATAATTAAACTtg GTGGTGGAATTGTGGTAACGAGAGCACATGCGCACTATATAGTTACTGAACATGGAATAGCTAATCTTTTTGGTAAAACATTACGTCAAAGAGCAAATGCATTAATTCAAATTGCTCATCCTGATCATAGAGAATGTCTTGAAAAAGCTGCATTTGAAAGACTTAAATCTAATCcaacaaaatatttgtaa